tatagtaatttatttgaatttggcgctctggcTTTTAGCCAAgtgggacagtagcgtcccgcctatcccagaggttttaaggaaaatgtttttatatattttccaATGTTTTACTTTTATGTTTAGATCAAAATATATACAAgtatatgtaaccgatgtgaaatggctagctagttagcggtggtgcgcgctaatagcctttcaaacggtgacgtcactccgtttgagaccttgaagtagtggttccccttgtgatgggtaacgatgcttcgtgggtgactgttgttgatgtgtgcggagggtccctggttctcgcccgggtcggggcgtggggacggtttaaagttaaactgttacattgatgctgttgacccggatcactggttgctgcggaaaaggaggaggttgaaaggggggtgaatgtaaccgatgtgaaatggctagctagttagcggtggtgtgcgctaatagcctttcaaacggtgacgtcactcgctttgagaccttgaagtagtggttccccttgctctgcaagggcggcggcctttgtggagcgatgggtaacgatgcttcgtgggtgactgttgttgatgtgcgcagagggtccctggttcgcgcgtggggacggactaaagttaaactgttacatatacatgaaggtgtctgtaatataataaactTGGCAAAagcaaatgtagacattaataaacgCATATCAAAACTTCCTACATATTTTTCTTAAAcggtgggggagtgccaagatggaggcacgggtCTTCAAAACAGTGCccatcagtcatctagtgtataacTCATTGCGCCATCATGTGATTCCAATCCCGGAAAAACAACAGGAAAAGTTTGTGTCGCAACTTGCTCTGTCAAAACATTTAATTTTCCATTCTTTTTACAACAATTATTGTACGAATGCGTTGGACTATATGATATAACAATGAAGTCTGCATTGTTACACGTTTTAgttcccttttgtgtttgtgtcGTTTTGGCGAACACTGGTCTATTCAACAGCGTTTTAGTCGACATAAGCTATGATCACTACGCCGAGAAGACAGTTGACTACCTACCCTGTTACCTGGCAATGCCATTCAACTCCTTGGTCAATTTGGGATACATTTTCATGGGCATTTACTGGCTACTTCAACGGACGAACGGTAAAAGAGACACTAGGGCAGATTACGTCAAAGACATGTTCGCACTCATGGCCATTGCCTACGCACCTGTGCAGTGGGTGCGCCTCGCGACTCTCCTTCGTGCGCCCGCTGTTTTGGACCAGTGGTTCACGCTTCCCATCTTCGCGTGGGTGCTGGTGTGGTGCGATTTTATCGAGCACGGTTGGCGGCCACGGTACGCGTTAACGGTCGAGTTGTGCTCCATTCTCAGCTATGGCCTTTCGCTGGTGCACGACCAAGGGTTCGAGGTGGCCCTCGGATGTCATGTGGCCTTCGCGGTCATCAAAGGTGTAGGGGTAAACCGTAACCATGGGGACTGCCATTCCCGGAGATACCTGGGTCTTGCGGTACTGTCCTGCAGTGGTTTCGTGTTGCTGAAACTGTTGGATCACACCCTGGCCCGATACCGACCGTTCCAACATCTCACTGGACACTTCTGGTCCAAAGTGTGTGACGTTCTGCAGTTCCACTACAGTTTCTGCTTTCTCACGCGCTTCACAAGCATAGCACCAAAACGGACTGAATAGGTCTGTCcatggatgatcaatggcaaTAGGTCTGAGTCTGTCTGCAATTAATGTGTGTTAAGTCATTCAATTGTCTTCGTGGACTTAAGGGAGCAGAAATTGTGTAGAAGAAACGTAACCCACTTCAGGGACAAAATGACAAAACTGTGTCGGTCATCCACTGAAGTTATATTCTAGATAGTAGGCCAATCACACCTAATTCAGATTTGAAAAAAAATGTAGGTACAGGTAGGCTGGTTTGATAAAATGCAGAGGGGAAAATGCAGCAAGAACTGAGTCAGCCAATGATTTAAGACTGATGAAgatatatttgtttttttctttgtaattTTAACCAATGCACAACATCTCGTTTGTTAACATCTAATCTCATAAGAAATCAACATCAGTGCAACATATATTTCCAACAAATGTGTAAATATGTCAAAACAATCATTGTCATAATATCTCAAATTGGAGGAATTAAAACTGTTTTATGAGAAATCTTTTAGCCACCAACTTTACATAATTTATTTTGTGGTCAATCTTTACAATTCCAACTTTGTCATGCTTGTCAGCACAGGCTCAGAGAATAATAACTTCCTACTGGTCCAGAACAGAGCAAGTCCCGCCTCCCGGAAGTCCTGGTTGGCACAGTAGATGATGGGGTTCAACCCGCAGTCTAGGTAGGACATCACTGATGACAGAGTTCTCAGCCAATCAGGTGCAGGGGATAGGTCCAGTTTTCCAAGAAGAATCAGCTGTGGGGAAGTGAGGAGTAAAAAATAACCATTGGCTTCAGGGAGGAGAATGGCAAAATGAatctgaagagtgtgtgtgtatagatgtttgtgcgtgtgtgtcaccTCAGACACAGCGAAGGGAGTGTAGCAGAACAGGTAGAAGGCCACAatcagaggagtgacagaggagaggtcaTCTGGGTCACTATGAAGGAGATAGAGAAAGAGCCGTTACTAAGGAAGGTACTAATCTGGTTGCcttcttcatctgcactgatctatAATTTTCGAGTATATGTGAATGGAACCTCCATTTCTAGCTTGAAAAAGATGCTTTGGTAAAGCAAGAATGGTGTGCATCAGGAAATTGATGTGCAGTTATTTCACATCAATGCAGATGATGTAAACGAGACGAGGGGGAGGTGACCATTTCAGACTATTACGATGCACCCAAATGCTCACAAATCACAACACATACCTGTCGCAGTTCCTCCCGCAGCAAGCAGCGGTGAAGAGAGAgcagaagaggatgaggaggaaggggaggaataTGCAGATGGAGAAAGCACAGAGGATATAGACCAGCATGTCAGAGTAACTGCTCTCCCAGAACACTGCACACAGCATCTCTGCAGGGTCGTACCtgagagttggagagagacagagagttcagaggCAGGGACGGACCGGACCAAATTCGGCTCGGACATTTCTAACAGACCTGCCTATTTTTTTCCTTGAGGGCCTGACACCAGCCCATTTTTTTCCTTGGGCCCCCATTATTGGCCAAATAATTATAATTCTGTGCAAAACCCCTATTTTagattggctaactgggctaaaGATAGACCAGGGTACATTGATGGAAGAGAAGATAAATTAACAATGACCTAGTCTGCCTCACTGTATGTCTAGTATGACCCAAATAACTACAAGACCCTCACCACAACCTTCCCTCACCTGATCCAGTTGTAGACCACAGGGATGCTCCCAAACACCACCCCTGTCAACCAGGAAGCCAGGCAAGCCAGAGCCACAACAACAGAGGCGCCTCTTCCTGTGGAGGCCACGCCCTTGGCTCGCTGTACGCAGAGAATCGCTGTGGAGAGGGGAGGAATTCGTTttttaaaaagtagtgcactacataggcaatagagtgccatttgggacacacaataGATGTAAGTGGATTGAGGATTGTTGAATTGGATGTAAAATATGCATGTGTGAGGAGTGGGTGTTTAGAAGTGAATAATGAGAATGAAAAGTGTGTGTAGAGAAGTTGGTTAGCGCATTAAGTGGTCATCAAAGTCAGTCCCgtaacactgttgtttctccaAGTGAAATGCGGATTCAAAACGCCTACAACCTAGGCCCAGGAGAGTCTCACCTATGCTTCCAATAGAGGAAGTGATGAAGGCGAATTTGAGCAAGCTGACGACCTCGCACCATGGTGACCTCTGACCCTTAGTCAACATAGCCAATAGGGAGCCAGAGATGATGAGCAGGGAGGAGCCAAGGTCGGAGAGGGTCAGACTGACGAAGGGGACCCAGTATCTACAGGGAAACTGATCCCTACActgagaaagagacggagagagagattaTTCTATTTCaagctttttttatatatatatgggcTCTGCTCATTGGCATTGTTCGGTGCCTCTTCATCAGCAGATAGAGCTTGTTTGTACTGTGACATTTTGTAAAAAAGTGGCACCATCAGGCAGGCATATGTAAACTATAACGCACTCACAGAAGTAAGCTACAGTCAGAACACTGGGTTACAAAGAGGATATACGAGTCCTTGGTTAGATCTCCTAACAGTAGGTCAGGGAGAGAAGTGTGTGACACCGAGTTAATAACAGTTACCTACCATGATTTTTACCAGTAGTACCAGACAGTTCCCAATGACCCCCAGCACCATCTCCACGCTCAGAACTGCCACCAGCACTGACCTCTCAACCCTTGTCCAGGACTGCTCCAACACTACCGATGTGCTGCTGTTGGCCCAATCGTTCACTGAGCGATGGAGAAGAGAAAGAACAGTGA
This genomic interval from Salvelinus alpinus chromosome 6, SLU_Salpinus.1, whole genome shotgun sequence contains the following:
- the tmem187 gene encoding transmembrane protein 187; this translates as MKSALLHVLVPFCVCVVLANTGLFNSVLVDISYDHYAEKTVDYLPCYLAMPFNSLVNLGYIFMGIYWLLQRTNGKRDTRADYVKDMFALMAIAYAPVQWVRLATLLRAPAVLDQWFTLPIFAWVLVWCDFIEHGWRPRYALTVELCSILSYGLSLVHDQGFEVALGCHVAFAVIKGVGVNRNHGDCHSRRYLGLAVLSCSGFVLLKLLDHTLARYRPFQHLTGHFWSKVCDVLQFHYSFCFLTRFTSIAPKRTE
- the LOC139579052 gene encoding melanopsin, with the translated sequence MNDWANSSTSVVLEQSWTRVERSVLVAVLSVEMVLGVIGNCLVLLVKIMCRDQFPCRYWVPFVSLTLSDLGSSLLIISGSLLAMLTKGQRSPWCEVVSLLKFAFITSSIGSIAILCVQRAKGVASTGRGASVVVALACLASWLTGVVFGSIPVVYNWIRYDPAEMLCAVFWESSYSDMLVYILCAFSICIFLPFLLILFCSLFTAACCGRNCDSDPDDLSSVTPLIVAFYLFCYTPFAVSELILLGKLDLSPAPDWLRTLSSVMSYLDCGLNPIIYCANQDFREAGLALFWTSRKLLFSEPVLTSMTKLEL